In a genomic window of Candidatus Palauibacter polyketidifaciens:
- a CDS encoding choice-of-anchor B family protein: MTPSSPTRLAAALRPATPQPALLFVIACAAAVFAGTPVAGQSGSFGHSVLIHEGELLVGEPTTNFRPGAVYVYTRGEEGWMESGVIRGPDPEIADGFGTVLAAAGDHLFIGMRGTGIQIFGRGEGGGWVWRDAITADEVRGLSPDCRFDGYCGTDFGLALAAEGEWLMVGTPDPADGPGGGGPDVRDDAGAAGTIHAYRRGADGRWTKRTELRPSGGGPGDRFGAVMAFTERGLLVGAPGWGPRIEGGGEARGESREGTGRVYRFDLSGDGWTETGSIGSAEGAGSGFGVALSAEGDRLLIGAPGADADRGAVLVYAREAGSGSWVAEERIVLEGGAEGDRFGAAVAFSGPDVWVGAPTERENETGAVLVYEAEADGTLPRRPRRIALPREETVERDRFGGLVVADGALAAVGAPGMHHQSGSVHLFENSGPGWAAAGMLASAPDALEPMVGEERRCVEGSVGPFDCSEVELLAFIPNSILRAEGSARGVRANDNWGWTDRETGREYALVGRNDGTSFIDLSDPTRPVLVGDLPKPDGTPPSQLWRDIKTYKDHAFIVADGAGDHGMQVFDLTRLRDVAPGDMPALFEPDVHYRGVASSHNIVINEETGFAYAVGSGAGRESCGGGLHMIDINDPRNPEFVGCFQEDGGTHDAQCVLYRGPDERYEGREICLNSNGRYFQIADVTDKENPYAVSRATSPNAAYIHQGWLTPDHRYFYQDDESDVIAGAVETTRTLIWDLSDLEDPVLVNQFMGSLPASAHNLYLKDGFAYQANYRYGLHVLDISDPVNPREVGFFDTAPYQEGPGFGGAWSTYPFFESGTIIVTSMREGLFVLKKRVQSVS; this comes from the coding sequence ATGACCCCATCGAGCCCCACGCGCCTCGCCGCCGCCCTCCGTCCCGCCACGCCGCAGCCCGCCCTGCTCTTCGTGATCGCGTGCGCCGCCGCCGTCTTCGCCGGCACTCCGGTCGCCGGCCAGTCGGGCTCGTTCGGCCACTCGGTGCTGATCCACGAAGGCGAGCTCCTCGTAGGTGAGCCGACCACCAACTTCCGCCCCGGAGCCGTGTATGTGTACACAAGGGGAGAGGAGGGGTGGATGGAGTCCGGCGTGATTCGCGGGCCGGACCCCGAGATCGCCGATGGCTTTGGCACGGTGCTGGCCGCCGCCGGCGACCATCTCTTCATCGGCATGCGCGGGACCGGCATCCAGATCTTCGGGCGTGGCGAGGGCGGCGGGTGGGTATGGCGGGACGCGATCACGGCCGATGAGGTCCGCGGTCTTTCGCCGGACTGCCGCTTCGACGGCTATTGCGGGACCGACTTCGGATTGGCGCTGGCGGCGGAGGGCGAGTGGCTGATGGTGGGCACGCCCGACCCGGCCGATGGTCCGGGCGGAGGGGGGCCGGACGTCCGGGACGATGCCGGCGCGGCGGGCACGATCCACGCGTACCGGCGCGGCGCCGACGGCCGGTGGACGAAGCGGACGGAGTTGCGCCCTTCGGGCGGCGGCCCGGGCGACCGCTTCGGAGCGGTGATGGCCTTTACGGAACGCGGCCTGCTCGTCGGTGCACCGGGCTGGGGTCCGCGGATCGAGGGAGGCGGCGAGGCCCGGGGCGAGAGCCGCGAGGGGACGGGCCGCGTCTACCGCTTCGACCTGAGTGGGGACGGCTGGACGGAGACCGGATCGATAGGGTCGGCGGAAGGCGCGGGCTCCGGCTTCGGTGTCGCGCTCTCCGCGGAGGGCGACCGGCTTCTGATCGGCGCGCCGGGCGCGGACGCCGATCGCGGGGCGGTGCTCGTGTACGCCCGGGAGGCCGGCTCCGGTTCGTGGGTGGCCGAGGAGCGGATAGTGCTCGAAGGCGGCGCAGAGGGCGACCGCTTCGGCGCGGCGGTCGCCTTCTCCGGACCCGACGTGTGGGTGGGTGCGCCAACGGAGCGCGAGAACGAGACCGGTGCCGTCCTGGTCTACGAGGCCGAAGCGGACGGCACCCTTCCCCGGCGGCCGCGCCGCATCGCCCTCCCTCGCGAAGAGACGGTGGAGCGCGACCGTTTCGGCGGACTGGTGGTCGCGGACGGAGCGCTCGCGGCGGTTGGAGCGCCCGGCATGCACCATCAGTCGGGCTCCGTCCACCTCTTCGAGAACAGCGGTCCCGGCTGGGCGGCGGCGGGCATGCTCGCAAGCGCCCCCGATGCCCTCGAGCCCATGGTCGGCGAGGAGCGCCGCTGCGTGGAGGGCAGCGTCGGCCCCTTCGATTGCAGCGAAGTCGAGCTGCTCGCGTTCATTCCCAACTCCATTCTGCGGGCCGAGGGCAGCGCCCGGGGCGTCCGCGCCAACGACAACTGGGGGTGGACCGACCGGGAGACCGGGCGCGAGTATGCGCTGGTGGGACGCAACGACGGCACCTCGTTCATCGACCTGTCGGATCCCACCCGTCCGGTCCTGGTCGGCGATCTGCCCAAACCCGACGGCACGCCGCCGTCGCAGCTGTGGCGCGACATCAAGACGTACAAGGACCACGCCTTCATCGTGGCCGACGGAGCGGGCGACCACGGCATGCAGGTCTTCGACCTCACCCGCCTGCGCGACGTGGCGCCCGGCGACATGCCCGCGCTCTTCGAGCCCGACGTCCACTACCGTGGGGTGGCGAGCTCGCACAACATCGTGATCAACGAGGAAACCGGGTTCGCCTACGCGGTGGGTAGCGGCGCGGGGCGCGAATCCTGCGGCGGCGGTCTTCACATGATCGACATCAACGACCCCCGGAATCCCGAGTTCGTCGGGTGCTTTCAGGAGGACGGCGGCACCCACGACGCGCAGTGCGTGCTCTACCGGGGTCCCGACGAACGATACGAGGGGCGCGAGATCTGCCTCAACTCGAACGGACGGTACTTTCAGATCGCCGACGTGACCGACAAGGAGAACCCCTACGCGGTGTCTCGCGCGACGTCGCCCAATGCCGCCTACATCCACCAGGGCTGGCTCACTCCCGATCACCGCTACTTCTATCAGGACGACGAGTCCGACGTGATCGCCGGCGCGGTCGAAACCACGCGGACCTTGATTTGGGACTTGAGCGACCTGGAGGATCCGGTGCTCGTCAACCAGTTCATGGGCTCGCTTCCCGCCAGCGCCCACAATCTCTACCTGAAGGACGGCTTCGCGTATCAGGCCAACTACCGCTACGGCCTCCATGTGCTCGACATCTCCGATCCCGTGAACCCGCGCGAAGTGGGCTTCTTCGACACGGCCCCGTATCAGGAGGGTCCGGGCTTCGGCGGGGCGTGGAGCACGTATCCGTTCTTCGAGAGCGGCACCATTATCGTCACGAGCATGCGCGAGGGGCTCTTCGTGCTCAAGAAGAGGGTGCAGTCGGTGAGTTAG
- a CDS encoding FG-GAP-like repeat-containing protein: MTEPKRSRKSSLGGAPIRVCGLTFLALIVGCGEAGAPVPEASLAEILATRGTADAALQQDRLEDARIDYQRLVEMAPAEAAGYAGLGLTALKAADYETAEENLIEARERAPDDPELALALATLRTETGDFGEARALLDETLAADPGHARSLWGLAEVEARAAGPDSDARADVLARLAAAAPGNLAALAALADAQLARGELDAALGTMESLRQLAPDFRPGPRAAFEAAEDALLDGDASTAIGQLADFRAAFEVTSPYQASLDELRQPGGPLAGVAALDFSFLVTLRVQEPEAVLASLRYTNASTLAGLVGILPAHDGTPPPATIATGDFDGDGDEDLLWSHSGIGRVLRIDLGRYVDTSGDLGTLDAGEAEAAAIWVDFDDDRRLDVWFAGRSPRAYHNDPAGGFREIALPSAATGEAGDAANDVFAADLDQDGDLDLFEPHTGANRLFRNNGDLTFAEMAVDFGLAGPADADTRDAAFGDLDNDRDLDIVLAEGSGGLRLLDNERAATFADRTDRLGAEGEAAAEEALAVAVGDVNGDGRLDIVAAGGDRVRLLHGSADDFALAATVPLNGLVPRDLLLVDFDNDGRLDLAVAGSPPGPASGVGFTTGPGLRLFRNEGNGRLVPADEFLPDVASGDFRDVRSFDYNEDGDADLLLLGGDGHPTLFRNDGGNANHYFRLDLAGLGEGSRKNNRFGIGARVEVRAGDLFQVHTVTDPTTLIGLDGRLKADVVRVYWPNGVPQDLYFPGTDQDLVEEQTLKGSCPMLYVWDGDGFEFVGDMMWKSALGMPLGILGGGQRAYAPAFPSQEYRRLPDGVLQPLDGEYVMQITEELWETIYVDGVNLVSVDHPSEIDVYVNEAFIPPAPIDLELWRVGERHAPVSAMDESGRDHRDALAERDFDYVSAFRPGRFQGIAEPHELILDLGPEAASGDVTLFLTGWIFPTDASINVALGQSDALAPHFPELDVMGPGGEWQPAVPGLSFPSGKDKTVVADLRGLFPTDDRRVRIRTNLMVYWDEAFFTTGPAHPAADEHRVTSLAPRNADIHYRGFAREFRKGGRYGPHWFDYDSVTVEPRWHDLFGLYTRFGDVTDLVTEGDDRYVIQNAGDEITLRFDAEAFPALPEGWRRTFLIYSDGWVKDGDLNTATGDRVVPLPARTLSGYPPSPEEGRAEAPDAALADYLTRVIPPPEDR, from the coding sequence GTGACGGAACCGAAGCGGTCTAGGAAGTCGAGCCTGGGCGGTGCCCCGATCCGAGTTTGCGGGTTGACCTTCCTCGCGCTGATCGTTGGCTGCGGGGAGGCGGGGGCGCCGGTGCCGGAGGCGTCTCTGGCGGAGATCCTCGCGACGCGCGGGACGGCGGACGCGGCGCTTCAGCAGGACCGCCTGGAGGACGCGCGGATCGACTACCAGCGCCTCGTCGAGATGGCGCCGGCGGAGGCCGCAGGGTACGCGGGACTCGGCCTCACGGCGCTCAAGGCGGCGGACTACGAGACGGCCGAGGAAAACCTCATCGAGGCCCGGGAGCGGGCGCCGGACGATCCGGAACTGGCGCTGGCGCTGGCCACGCTGCGGACCGAGACGGGCGACTTCGGGGAGGCGCGGGCGCTGCTGGACGAGACGCTGGCGGCGGACCCGGGCCACGCGCGCAGCCTGTGGGGGCTGGCGGAGGTGGAGGCCCGGGCGGCGGGCCCGGACTCCGATGCCCGCGCGGACGTGTTGGCGCGCCTGGCGGCGGCCGCGCCGGGCAACCTGGCTGCCCTCGCCGCGCTCGCCGATGCGCAACTCGCGCGCGGCGAACTCGACGCCGCCCTCGGCACGATGGAGAGCCTGCGACAGCTCGCGCCGGACTTCCGCCCCGGGCCGCGCGCGGCCTTCGAGGCCGCCGAAGATGCCCTCCTGGATGGCGACGCATCGACGGCGATCGGCCAGCTCGCGGATTTCCGCGCCGCATTCGAGGTCACCTCGCCCTACCAGGCGAGCCTCGACGAACTGAGGCAGCCGGGCGGCCCCCTCGCCGGCGTCGCCGCACTCGACTTCAGCTTCCTCGTCACCCTCCGCGTCCAGGAGCCCGAAGCCGTGCTTGCCTCCCTCCGCTACACGAACGCGTCGACCCTCGCCGGGCTGGTGGGCATCCTGCCGGCGCACGACGGAACCCCTCCCCCCGCCACGATCGCAACGGGCGACTTCGATGGCGACGGCGACGAAGACCTTCTCTGGAGCCACAGCGGGATAGGGCGCGTCCTTCGCATCGACCTCGGCCGCTACGTGGACACCTCCGGCGATCTCGGCACCCTTGACGCGGGGGAGGCAGAGGCGGCGGCGATCTGGGTCGATTTCGACGACGATCGCCGTCTCGACGTGTGGTTCGCGGGGCGCTCGCCGCGCGCGTACCACAACGACCCAGCCGGAGGTTTCCGGGAGATCGCGCTCCCATCGGCTGCCACGGGGGAGGCGGGCGACGCGGCCAATGACGTCTTCGCGGCGGATCTGGACCAGGACGGCGACCTCGACCTGTTCGAACCGCACACCGGTGCGAACCGCCTCTTCCGCAACAACGGCGACCTCACCTTCGCGGAGATGGCGGTCGACTTCGGACTCGCCGGCCCGGCGGACGCCGACACGCGCGACGCGGCCTTCGGCGACCTCGACAATGATCGCGATCTCGACATTGTCCTCGCGGAAGGCTCGGGCGGCCTCCGCCTGCTCGACAACGAGCGCGCGGCCACCTTCGCCGACCGCACCGACCGTCTCGGCGCGGAGGGCGAGGCGGCTGCGGAGGAAGCGCTGGCCGTGGCGGTCGGCGACGTGAACGGCGACGGCCGGCTCGATATCGTGGCCGCCGGAGGGGACCGCGTTCGCCTCCTGCACGGATCGGCCGACGATTTCGCGCTCGCGGCGACGGTGCCGCTGAACGGTCTCGTCCCGCGCGACCTGCTCCTGGTCGACTTCGACAACGACGGTCGGCTGGACCTCGCCGTCGCCGGCTCGCCCCCGGGTCCGGCCTCGGGCGTTGGCTTCACGACCGGCCCCGGGTTGCGGCTCTTCCGCAATGAAGGGAATGGGCGCCTCGTGCCGGCCGACGAGTTTCTCCCCGATGTCGCCTCGGGAGATTTCCGTGATGTCCGTTCGTTCGATTACAACGAGGACGGCGACGCCGACCTTCTCCTCCTCGGTGGTGACGGGCACCCAACCCTCTTCCGTAACGACGGCGGGAACGCGAACCACTACTTCCGACTCGACCTCGCGGGCCTGGGGGAGGGAAGCCGCAAGAACAACCGCTTCGGGATCGGGGCGCGCGTCGAGGTGCGGGCCGGCGACCTCTTCCAGGTCCACACCGTCACGGACCCGACCACCCTCATCGGCCTCGACGGCCGCCTGAAGGCCGATGTCGTCCGCGTGTACTGGCCGAACGGCGTCCCGCAGGACCTCTACTTCCCGGGCACCGACCAGGACCTCGTCGAGGAGCAGACGCTCAAGGGTTCCTGCCCGATGCTCTACGTGTGGGACGGCGACGGTTTCGAGTTCGTGGGCGACATGATGTGGAAAAGCGCGCTCGGCATGCCCCTCGGCATCCTCGGCGGCGGCCAGCGCGCCTACGCCCCCGCCTTCCCCTCGCAGGAGTACCGGCGCCTCCCCGACGGCGTGCTTCAGCCGCTGGACGGCGAGTACGTGATGCAGATCACCGAGGAACTGTGGGAGACGATCTACGTGGACGGCGTGAACCTCGTCTCCGTCGACCATCCCTCGGAGATCGACGTGTACGTGAACGAGGCCTTCATCCCCCCAGCGCCCATCGACCTCGAACTGTGGCGGGTGGGCGAGCGGCACGCCCCGGTATCGGCCATGGACGAGAGCGGACGGGATCACCGGGATGCGCTCGCCGAACGCGACTTCGACTACGTGTCCGCGTTCCGGCCCGGCCGCTTCCAGGGGATCGCGGAGCCCCACGAACTCATCCTCGACCTCGGCCCCGAGGCCGCCTCCGGCGATGTCACGCTCTTCCTCACTGGGTGGATCTTCCCCACCGACGCGAGCATCAACGTGGCGCTGGGCCAGTCGGACGCGCTTGCGCCGCACTTCCCGGAACTCGACGTGATGGGCCCCGGCGGCGAGTGGCAGCCCGCGGTGCCCGGCCTCAGCTTCCCGTCGGGCAAGGACAAGACGGTCGTCGCCGACCTGCGCGGCCTCTTCCCGACGGACGACCGAAGAGTGCGGATCCGCACGAACCTCATGGTCTACTGGGACGAGGCCTTCTTCACGACCGGCCCCGCCCACCCCGCGGCGGACGAGCATCGCGTGACGTCGCTCGCCCCGCGCAACGCCGACATCCACTACCGCGGCTTCGCGCGCGAGTTCAGAAAGGGGGGCCGCTACGGCCCCCACTGGTTCGACTACGATTCCGTCACCGTCGAACCGCGCTGGCACGACCTGTTCGGCCTCTACACCCGCTTCGGCGACGTGACCGACCTGGTTACCGAGG